One part of the Dermacentor silvarum isolate Dsil-2018 chromosome 6, BIME_Dsil_1.4, whole genome shotgun sequence genome encodes these proteins:
- the LOC119455261 gene encoding probable nuclear hormone receptor HR3 isoform X5, whose product MAAQIEIIPCKVCGDKSSGVHYGVITCEGCKGFFRRSQSSVVNYQCPRQKNCVVDRVNRNRCQYCRLQKCLALGMSRDAVKFGRMSKKQREKVEDEVRFHRAQLVRPQAVASTAAATSTQPAQQATETSPDSSVFDQQQTPSSSNQVVPFLNGGYPYSEELASYTPNGYAYAATPTIAFEMSTDYVDSTTFEQRQQLDSTADTNGLLSTTTPVAVPASSLASHLEDSDLKSASQEDLLAKTVSDAHNRTCLYSTEQIQELTRKPLDISRVMLYKNMAHEELWLDCAQKLTQIIQQIIEFAKMVPGFMKLSQDDQIVLLKAGSFELCILRMSRYFDVATGSVLYNDSLLPMDAFITQETQEIKLVNNAFNFVRSIAEMKLTETELALYSAYVLLAPDRPGLKGVSEIQRLNAAILKSLRYELGKTHEQPYKGDVSAFDCLLAKLPSLREVSLLHMDALAKFRRTVPHLEFPALHKELFSVDI is encoded by the exons CACAAATCGAGATTATCCCATGCAAAGTGTGCGGCGACAAGTCTTCTGGAGTTCACTACGGCGTGATCACGTGTGAAGGCTGCAAG GGTTTCTTCAGGAGAAGCCAATCAAGCGTCGTGAATTACCAGTGTCCCCGGCAAAAGAACTGCGTAGTTGATCGTGTCAACAGGAACAGATGCCAGTACTGCAGACTACAAAAGTGTCTCGCACTAGGAATGTCTCGAGACG CGGTCAAGTTTGGCCGCATGTCCAAGAAGCAGCGGGAGAAAGTGGAAGATGAGGTGCGCTTCCACCGGGCGCAGCTGGTGCGTCCCCAGGCGGTGGCCTCGACGGCCGCCGCCACGTCGACGCAGCCCGCGCAGCAGGCCACCGAGACGTCGCCCGACAGCTCGGTGTTTGACCAGCAGCAGACGCCCTCCTCCTCCAACCAGGTCGTGCCCTTCCTCAACGGAGG GTACCCTTACTCCGAGGAACTGGCTTCGTACACGCCCAACGGGTACGCGTACGCGGCCACGCCCACCATCGCGTTCGAGATGAGCACCGACTACGTGGACAGCACCACCTTCGAGCAGCGCCAGCAGCTGGACTCCACGGCGGACACCAATGGTCTGCTCTCCACCACCACGCCTGTCGCGGTGCCCGCCTCCTCGCTCGCCTCGCACCTCg AAGATTCAGATTTGAAATCGGCCTCCCAAGAAG ATCTGCTCGCGAAGACTGTATCGGACGCGCACAACCGCACCTGCCTCTACAGCACGGAACAGATACAGGAGCTGACGAGGAAGCCGCTAGACATCTCTCGCGTCATGCTCTACAAAAACATG GCACACGAGGAGCTGTGGCTTGATTGCGCGCAGAAGCTTACACAGATCATCCAGCAGATAATCGAGTTTGCCAAGATGGTACCTGGATTCATGAAGCTCTCCCAGGATGACCAGATCGTTCTTCTGAAAGCAG GGAGTTTTGAGTTGTGCATACTGAGGATGAGCAGGTACTTCGACGTCGCGACGGGATCGGTGCTCTACAACGACAGTCTGCTTCCGATGGACGCTTTCATCACgcaag AAACCCAAGAGATCAAGCTTGTAAATAATGCCTTCAACTTTGTGCGGAGCATAGCCGAGATGAAGCTGACAGAAACGGAACTGGCGCTCTACTCGGCCTACGTGCTGCTGGCTCCAG ACCGGCCGGGCCTGAAGGGCGTCTCGGAGATCCAGCGGTTGAACGCGGCCATCCTCAAGTCCCTGCGCTACGAGCTGGGCAAGACGCACGAGCAGCCGTACAAGGGCGACGTGAGCGCCTTCGACTGCCTGCTCGCCAAGCTGCCCAGCCTGCGCGAGGTCAGCCTACTGCACATGGACGCGCTGGCCAAGTTCCGCCGCACCGTGCCCCACCTGGAGTTCCCCGCCCTCCACAAGGAGCTCTTCTCCGTCGACATCTGA
- the LOC119455261 gene encoding probable nuclear hormone receptor HR3 isoform X2 codes for MAAGTAVSSCRFTDDDRGGAAGGGVGGGGGGGVGGGVTTWGESRRSPPTQIEIIPCKVCGDKSSGVHYGVITCEGCKGFFRRSQSSVVNYQCPRQKNCVVDRVNRNRCQYCRLQKCLALGMSRDAVKFGRMSKKQREKVEDEVRFHRAQLVRPQAVASTAAATSTQPAQQATETSPDSSVFDQQQTPSSSNQVVPFLNGGYPYSEELASYTPNGYAYAATPTIAFEMSTDYVDSTTFEQRQQLDSTADTNGLLSTTTPVAVPASSLASHLDLLAKTVSDAHNRTCLYSTEQIQELTRKPLDISRVMLYKNMAHEELWLDCAQKLTQIIQQIIEFAKMVPGFMKLSQDDQIVLLKAGSFELCILRMSRYFDVATGSVLYNDSLLPMDAFITQETQEIKLVNNAFNFVRSIAEMKLTETELALYSAYVLLAPDRPGLKGVSEIQRLNAAILKSLRYELGKTHEQPYKGDVSAFDCLLAKLPSLREVSLLHMDALAKFRRTVPHLEFPALHKELFSVDI; via the exons CACAAATCGAGATTATCCCATGCAAAGTGTGCGGCGACAAGTCTTCTGGAGTTCACTACGGCGTGATCACGTGTGAAGGCTGCAAG GGTTTCTTCAGGAGAAGCCAATCAAGCGTCGTGAATTACCAGTGTCCCCGGCAAAAGAACTGCGTAGTTGATCGTGTCAACAGGAACAGATGCCAGTACTGCAGACTACAAAAGTGTCTCGCACTAGGAATGTCTCGAGACG CGGTCAAGTTTGGCCGCATGTCCAAGAAGCAGCGGGAGAAAGTGGAAGATGAGGTGCGCTTCCACCGGGCGCAGCTGGTGCGTCCCCAGGCGGTGGCCTCGACGGCCGCCGCCACGTCGACGCAGCCCGCGCAGCAGGCCACCGAGACGTCGCCCGACAGCTCGGTGTTTGACCAGCAGCAGACGCCCTCCTCCTCCAACCAGGTCGTGCCCTTCCTCAACGGAGG GTACCCTTACTCCGAGGAACTGGCTTCGTACACGCCCAACGGGTACGCGTACGCGGCCACGCCCACCATCGCGTTCGAGATGAGCACCGACTACGTGGACAGCACCACCTTCGAGCAGCGCCAGCAGCTGGACTCCACGGCGGACACCAATGGTCTGCTCTCCACCACCACGCCTGTCGCGGTGCCCGCCTCCTCGCTCGCCTCGCACCTCg ATCTGCTCGCGAAGACTGTATCGGACGCGCACAACCGCACCTGCCTCTACAGCACGGAACAGATACAGGAGCTGACGAGGAAGCCGCTAGACATCTCTCGCGTCATGCTCTACAAAAACATG GCACACGAGGAGCTGTGGCTTGATTGCGCGCAGAAGCTTACACAGATCATCCAGCAGATAATCGAGTTTGCCAAGATGGTACCTGGATTCATGAAGCTCTCCCAGGATGACCAGATCGTTCTTCTGAAAGCAG GGAGTTTTGAGTTGTGCATACTGAGGATGAGCAGGTACTTCGACGTCGCGACGGGATCGGTGCTCTACAACGACAGTCTGCTTCCGATGGACGCTTTCATCACgcaag AAACCCAAGAGATCAAGCTTGTAAATAATGCCTTCAACTTTGTGCGGAGCATAGCCGAGATGAAGCTGACAGAAACGGAACTGGCGCTCTACTCGGCCTACGTGCTGCTGGCTCCAG ACCGGCCGGGCCTGAAGGGCGTCTCGGAGATCCAGCGGTTGAACGCGGCCATCCTCAAGTCCCTGCGCTACGAGCTGGGCAAGACGCACGAGCAGCCGTACAAGGGCGACGTGAGCGCCTTCGACTGCCTGCTCGCCAAGCTGCCCAGCCTGCGCGAGGTCAGCCTACTGCACATGGACGCGCTGGCCAAGTTCCGCCGCACCGTGCCCCACCTGGAGTTCCCCGCCCTCCACAAGGAGCTCTTCTCCGTCGACATCTGA
- the LOC119455261 gene encoding probable nuclear hormone receptor HR3 isoform X4, whose product MSWSNSYTKVEVVQPQTSSGSIKAQIEIIPCKVCGDKSSGVHYGVITCEGCKGFFRRSQSSVVNYQCPRQKNCVVDRVNRNRCQYCRLQKCLALGMSRDAVKFGRMSKKQREKVEDEVRFHRAQLVRPQAVASTAAATSTQPAQQATETSPDSSVFDQQQTPSSSNQVVPFLNGGYPYSEELASYTPNGYAYAATPTIAFEMSTDYVDSTTFEQRQQLDSTADTNGLLSTTTPVAVPASSLASHLDLLAKTVSDAHNRTCLYSTEQIQELTRKPLDISRVMLYKNMAHEELWLDCAQKLTQIIQQIIEFAKMVPGFMKLSQDDQIVLLKAGSFELCILRMSRYFDVATGSVLYNDSLLPMDAFITQETQEIKLVNNAFNFVRSIAEMKLTETELALYSAYVLLAPDRPGLKGVSEIQRLNAAILKSLRYELGKTHEQPYKGDVSAFDCLLAKLPSLREVSLLHMDALAKFRRTVPHLEFPALHKELFSVDI is encoded by the exons CACAAATCGAGATTATCCCATGCAAAGTGTGCGGCGACAAGTCTTCTGGAGTTCACTACGGCGTGATCACGTGTGAAGGCTGCAAG GGTTTCTTCAGGAGAAGCCAATCAAGCGTCGTGAATTACCAGTGTCCCCGGCAAAAGAACTGCGTAGTTGATCGTGTCAACAGGAACAGATGCCAGTACTGCAGACTACAAAAGTGTCTCGCACTAGGAATGTCTCGAGACG CGGTCAAGTTTGGCCGCATGTCCAAGAAGCAGCGGGAGAAAGTGGAAGATGAGGTGCGCTTCCACCGGGCGCAGCTGGTGCGTCCCCAGGCGGTGGCCTCGACGGCCGCCGCCACGTCGACGCAGCCCGCGCAGCAGGCCACCGAGACGTCGCCCGACAGCTCGGTGTTTGACCAGCAGCAGACGCCCTCCTCCTCCAACCAGGTCGTGCCCTTCCTCAACGGAGG GTACCCTTACTCCGAGGAACTGGCTTCGTACACGCCCAACGGGTACGCGTACGCGGCCACGCCCACCATCGCGTTCGAGATGAGCACCGACTACGTGGACAGCACCACCTTCGAGCAGCGCCAGCAGCTGGACTCCACGGCGGACACCAATGGTCTGCTCTCCACCACCACGCCTGTCGCGGTGCCCGCCTCCTCGCTCGCCTCGCACCTCg ATCTGCTCGCGAAGACTGTATCGGACGCGCACAACCGCACCTGCCTCTACAGCACGGAACAGATACAGGAGCTGACGAGGAAGCCGCTAGACATCTCTCGCGTCATGCTCTACAAAAACATG GCACACGAGGAGCTGTGGCTTGATTGCGCGCAGAAGCTTACACAGATCATCCAGCAGATAATCGAGTTTGCCAAGATGGTACCTGGATTCATGAAGCTCTCCCAGGATGACCAGATCGTTCTTCTGAAAGCAG GGAGTTTTGAGTTGTGCATACTGAGGATGAGCAGGTACTTCGACGTCGCGACGGGATCGGTGCTCTACAACGACAGTCTGCTTCCGATGGACGCTTTCATCACgcaag AAACCCAAGAGATCAAGCTTGTAAATAATGCCTTCAACTTTGTGCGGAGCATAGCCGAGATGAAGCTGACAGAAACGGAACTGGCGCTCTACTCGGCCTACGTGCTGCTGGCTCCAG ACCGGCCGGGCCTGAAGGGCGTCTCGGAGATCCAGCGGTTGAACGCGGCCATCCTCAAGTCCCTGCGCTACGAGCTGGGCAAGACGCACGAGCAGCCGTACAAGGGCGACGTGAGCGCCTTCGACTGCCTGCTCGCCAAGCTGCCCAGCCTGCGCGAGGTCAGCCTACTGCACATGGACGCGCTGGCCAAGTTCCGCCGCACCGTGCCCCACCTGGAGTTCCCCGCCCTCCACAAGGAGCTCTTCTCCGTCGACATCTGA
- the LOC119455261 gene encoding probable nuclear hormone receptor HR3 isoform X3, whose product MSWSNSYTKVEVVQPQTSSGSIKAQIEIIPCKVCGDKSSGVHYGVITCEGCKGFFRRSQSSVVNYQCPRQKNCVVDRVNRNRCQYCRLQKCLALGMSRDAVKFGRMSKKQREKVEDEVRFHRAQLVRPQAVASTAAATSTQPAQQATETSPDSSVFDQQQTPSSSNQVVPFLNGGYPYSEELASYTPNGYAYAATPTIAFEMSTDYVDSTTFEQRQQLDSTADTNGLLSTTTPVAVPASSLASHLEDSDLKSASQEDLLAKTVSDAHNRTCLYSTEQIQELTRKPLDISRVMLYKNMAHEELWLDCAQKLTQIIQQIIEFAKMVPGFMKLSQDDQIVLLKAGSFELCILRMSRYFDVATGSVLYNDSLLPMDAFITQETQEIKLVNNAFNFVRSIAEMKLTETELALYSAYVLLAPDRPGLKGVSEIQRLNAAILKSLRYELGKTHEQPYKGDVSAFDCLLAKLPSLREVSLLHMDALAKFRRTVPHLEFPALHKELFSVDI is encoded by the exons CACAAATCGAGATTATCCCATGCAAAGTGTGCGGCGACAAGTCTTCTGGAGTTCACTACGGCGTGATCACGTGTGAAGGCTGCAAG GGTTTCTTCAGGAGAAGCCAATCAAGCGTCGTGAATTACCAGTGTCCCCGGCAAAAGAACTGCGTAGTTGATCGTGTCAACAGGAACAGATGCCAGTACTGCAGACTACAAAAGTGTCTCGCACTAGGAATGTCTCGAGACG CGGTCAAGTTTGGCCGCATGTCCAAGAAGCAGCGGGAGAAAGTGGAAGATGAGGTGCGCTTCCACCGGGCGCAGCTGGTGCGTCCCCAGGCGGTGGCCTCGACGGCCGCCGCCACGTCGACGCAGCCCGCGCAGCAGGCCACCGAGACGTCGCCCGACAGCTCGGTGTTTGACCAGCAGCAGACGCCCTCCTCCTCCAACCAGGTCGTGCCCTTCCTCAACGGAGG GTACCCTTACTCCGAGGAACTGGCTTCGTACACGCCCAACGGGTACGCGTACGCGGCCACGCCCACCATCGCGTTCGAGATGAGCACCGACTACGTGGACAGCACCACCTTCGAGCAGCGCCAGCAGCTGGACTCCACGGCGGACACCAATGGTCTGCTCTCCACCACCACGCCTGTCGCGGTGCCCGCCTCCTCGCTCGCCTCGCACCTCg AAGATTCAGATTTGAAATCGGCCTCCCAAGAAG ATCTGCTCGCGAAGACTGTATCGGACGCGCACAACCGCACCTGCCTCTACAGCACGGAACAGATACAGGAGCTGACGAGGAAGCCGCTAGACATCTCTCGCGTCATGCTCTACAAAAACATG GCACACGAGGAGCTGTGGCTTGATTGCGCGCAGAAGCTTACACAGATCATCCAGCAGATAATCGAGTTTGCCAAGATGGTACCTGGATTCATGAAGCTCTCCCAGGATGACCAGATCGTTCTTCTGAAAGCAG GGAGTTTTGAGTTGTGCATACTGAGGATGAGCAGGTACTTCGACGTCGCGACGGGATCGGTGCTCTACAACGACAGTCTGCTTCCGATGGACGCTTTCATCACgcaag AAACCCAAGAGATCAAGCTTGTAAATAATGCCTTCAACTTTGTGCGGAGCATAGCCGAGATGAAGCTGACAGAAACGGAACTGGCGCTCTACTCGGCCTACGTGCTGCTGGCTCCAG ACCGGCCGGGCCTGAAGGGCGTCTCGGAGATCCAGCGGTTGAACGCGGCCATCCTCAAGTCCCTGCGCTACGAGCTGGGCAAGACGCACGAGCAGCCGTACAAGGGCGACGTGAGCGCCTTCGACTGCCTGCTCGCCAAGCTGCCCAGCCTGCGCGAGGTCAGCCTACTGCACATGGACGCGCTGGCCAAGTTCCGCCGCACCGTGCCCCACCTGGAGTTCCCCGCCCTCCACAAGGAGCTCTTCTCCGTCGACATCTGA
- the LOC119455261 gene encoding probable nuclear hormone receptor HR3 isoform X1: MAAGTAVSSCRFTDDDRGGAAGGGVGGGGGGGVGGGVTTWGESRRSPPTQIEIIPCKVCGDKSSGVHYGVITCEGCKGFFRRSQSSVVNYQCPRQKNCVVDRVNRNRCQYCRLQKCLALGMSRDAVKFGRMSKKQREKVEDEVRFHRAQLVRPQAVASTAAATSTQPAQQATETSPDSSVFDQQQTPSSSNQVVPFLNGGYPYSEELASYTPNGYAYAATPTIAFEMSTDYVDSTTFEQRQQLDSTADTNGLLSTTTPVAVPASSLASHLEDSDLKSASQEDLLAKTVSDAHNRTCLYSTEQIQELTRKPLDISRVMLYKNMAHEELWLDCAQKLTQIIQQIIEFAKMVPGFMKLSQDDQIVLLKAGSFELCILRMSRYFDVATGSVLYNDSLLPMDAFITQETQEIKLVNNAFNFVRSIAEMKLTETELALYSAYVLLAPDRPGLKGVSEIQRLNAAILKSLRYELGKTHEQPYKGDVSAFDCLLAKLPSLREVSLLHMDALAKFRRTVPHLEFPALHKELFSVDI, translated from the exons CACAAATCGAGATTATCCCATGCAAAGTGTGCGGCGACAAGTCTTCTGGAGTTCACTACGGCGTGATCACGTGTGAAGGCTGCAAG GGTTTCTTCAGGAGAAGCCAATCAAGCGTCGTGAATTACCAGTGTCCCCGGCAAAAGAACTGCGTAGTTGATCGTGTCAACAGGAACAGATGCCAGTACTGCAGACTACAAAAGTGTCTCGCACTAGGAATGTCTCGAGACG CGGTCAAGTTTGGCCGCATGTCCAAGAAGCAGCGGGAGAAAGTGGAAGATGAGGTGCGCTTCCACCGGGCGCAGCTGGTGCGTCCCCAGGCGGTGGCCTCGACGGCCGCCGCCACGTCGACGCAGCCCGCGCAGCAGGCCACCGAGACGTCGCCCGACAGCTCGGTGTTTGACCAGCAGCAGACGCCCTCCTCCTCCAACCAGGTCGTGCCCTTCCTCAACGGAGG GTACCCTTACTCCGAGGAACTGGCTTCGTACACGCCCAACGGGTACGCGTACGCGGCCACGCCCACCATCGCGTTCGAGATGAGCACCGACTACGTGGACAGCACCACCTTCGAGCAGCGCCAGCAGCTGGACTCCACGGCGGACACCAATGGTCTGCTCTCCACCACCACGCCTGTCGCGGTGCCCGCCTCCTCGCTCGCCTCGCACCTCg AAGATTCAGATTTGAAATCGGCCTCCCAAGAAG ATCTGCTCGCGAAGACTGTATCGGACGCGCACAACCGCACCTGCCTCTACAGCACGGAACAGATACAGGAGCTGACGAGGAAGCCGCTAGACATCTCTCGCGTCATGCTCTACAAAAACATG GCACACGAGGAGCTGTGGCTTGATTGCGCGCAGAAGCTTACACAGATCATCCAGCAGATAATCGAGTTTGCCAAGATGGTACCTGGATTCATGAAGCTCTCCCAGGATGACCAGATCGTTCTTCTGAAAGCAG GGAGTTTTGAGTTGTGCATACTGAGGATGAGCAGGTACTTCGACGTCGCGACGGGATCGGTGCTCTACAACGACAGTCTGCTTCCGATGGACGCTTTCATCACgcaag AAACCCAAGAGATCAAGCTTGTAAATAATGCCTTCAACTTTGTGCGGAGCATAGCCGAGATGAAGCTGACAGAAACGGAACTGGCGCTCTACTCGGCCTACGTGCTGCTGGCTCCAG ACCGGCCGGGCCTGAAGGGCGTCTCGGAGATCCAGCGGTTGAACGCGGCCATCCTCAAGTCCCTGCGCTACGAGCTGGGCAAGACGCACGAGCAGCCGTACAAGGGCGACGTGAGCGCCTTCGACTGCCTGCTCGCCAAGCTGCCCAGCCTGCGCGAGGTCAGCCTACTGCACATGGACGCGCTGGCCAAGTTCCGCCGCACCGTGCCCCACCTGGAGTTCCCCGCCCTCCACAAGGAGCTCTTCTCCGTCGACATCTGA